The stretch of DNA AGCAAAAATTTTAAAGCCCGAACTGCGTAAATTAAACCTGATGCTCCAGAAATTCCCAAAATTAAAGGTTTTGTCATTTATTATTTGCTATGTGTTATTTGTTTGATGTTATTTGTCATTCGTTAATAAGTTTCTCAACTAATGACTAATAACATAAGACATTATTCATCATCAAAATTGGGAAATGGATAATCATCACGTTCATCATCGTCGATCGCAATTTCACTGCCAACAGTTACTAAGTCTATTTGTTGACGATAATAATCTACACTTTTTACTTGTACTTCTACGCGATCGCCTAACCGATATTGTTTACGATTTTTGCGTCCGACAAGTGCTTCTTGGCGAGAACGATACTCATACCAGTCATCTTTTAGGGATGATACATGAACTAAACCTTCAGGATAAAAAGGCGTACCATTAGCCACTGCAACTTCCATTTCCACGAAGAAACCGTAAGATTGGACACCAGTAATTACGCCTTGGAAAATTTCTCCCGTCCGTTCCTTCATCAATTCAGCTTTTTTCAATCCAGCCAAATCTGTTTCAGCTTCTTGTACCTCTTTTTCGCGTTCATTTAATGGCACAATTAATGCTGTTAATCGTTCTTCTAATTCTTCTTGAACATTAGGTGGTAAAACGTTCCAATTGATTTCTCCGTGACAGGAACTATGATGTAGATTCACTTTTTCTTTGACTCTGGTACTGCGGCGATCGCGTCCTTCCTCAAAGACTAACATGAGTATTCTTTGCACTGTTAAATCTACATAACGTCTAGCTGGAGAAACAAAATGTGTATAACCACCGGACAAAGCCAAACTGAAATGGGAACCAGAATTAGTGCTGTAAACAGAAGGTCTTAAAGTTGACTGTAACAACGAGTTTAAAACCTTTTCCGCTCTAGATTGAGAAAAATCTTCAATGTATTTTTGAAAATCAAAAGGTGTGACAGCATCTTCATTTTCCAATTGCAAATCTATTTCTAAATTGCTAGCTAATTTATGCAATTCAACTGCATCATCTGGATCGGGTGCTGCTTGAATGCGGTAAATACTTGGCACTCCTAAAGCTACTAAATGACTACCGACAATTTGATTTACTAAAATCATTAATTCCCGAACCATTGACTGAGCGGGGTGATTAGGCAGAGCGATCGCTGAATCAGCAATTCCTTCATCACTAAATTGGCTTTCAACTAAGGGAAGATTTAATTCAAAACTTCCCCGTTCTAAGCGATTTTCTCTAATCGTTTGGCTCAAAACAAACAGTTGATCGAGAGTGGCAAATACCGGAGATAATTCTTCTAAGTTCTCTTCGGTTAAATCCAAATTTGTATGGTGACGTAAAAGAATTGCTTGCGCCTGAGATTCCGTTAATTGAAAATCTACTTGAATCACACTCTTTTGAATTTCAAATTCTACTACTTCACCATCATTAGATAAAGAAAGTAGTACAGAAACAGCTAGATGATTTTGTCCAGGTAATAAAGAACAATGAGCTAGCAAAGGTTCAGGCAACATTGGCAAGATTGTGTCACCTAAATGTGTCGATCTACCGCGTCTTTGCGCTTCCCGATCGACAGGAGAATCTATTGGTACGTGATGGGCTATATCAGTAATGTGAATCCCGATTCGCCACAAATCTCCCTCAATTTTTTCCAAGGTAAAAGCTTGTTCTACCAGTAAAGTTTTTGCGTCAATATAAGCACCAGCTACAGGGGTAACGGTTAAAGTAATTAAATGACGTAAATCGAGACGATTTTTTAATTCTGTTTTGCTAATTTTGCTAGAAAATTTTTCCAAAGATGAGAGTACGTTGGGAGAAAATTTTCTAGGTAAGTCATGTTTACAGCAAACAATATCAATATCCGCAGCTGCTTCTGCATCGCTACCAAGGATTTGGGCGACTCTACCCATTGGCGGATAAGACGCTAATGGATAGCGAACAATTTCTGCGTGTACTAAATGATCGATCGCTTCGTTTAAATTTTCGCCATTGGGAACTAAATCAAGTTCAAACAATAAGCGATCGTCTAAAGGAACCGCTTTGTAAATTACTTTTCCTGTAGAATCCATGCTTTGTTTTACCCTAGCTAAAACACTAGGATTGGCACGTTCTAAAATTAATTTAACTTCCCCTTCAGGGCTGCGCCTGCGGTTGCCTTCCTTGGTAATTTTTACCAAAACGCGATCGCCATTCCAAGCCGTACTTAAATGACTTTCCCGCACATAAATATCCGCTGCCCCTTCCACATTTTGAATCGCAAAACAAAAGCCCTTGCTGGAACACCGAAGTTTTGCTTCTACTATTCCCGGTTCAAAAACCCGTCGATATTTGCCTCTTTCCTTGACTAAAACGCCAACTTTTTCTAAGGCATCCAAGACAATTTGTAATTTACGTAAACTAGGTTCATCAGTACAACCCAGTTTTTTCTCCAACACTTTGGCAGCTACCAATTTTTCATCGGGAAAATTAGAAAGTAATGTAGCGATTGAAAATTCCATGTAGCGACTAGTCCTTAGCGTCTCAATTTATTTGTGTTTTCACCTCGCCATCACTCCACGCTTCATCAATTTTAGATTTTAGATTGCCGATTTTAGATTACTTACAATTTCTCAAGCAAACCGAAAATCAGATAATTATCCAAACCGAAAATCGAAAACCAAAAACTGTAATACACCAAACCCCAGTCCTAAAGAATTGCGCTAAACTTAGGCCATCTCCTTGCCAGATACCCGGAAGGGTAGATGCAGCGCATACTGATAGTGAGATGATGTCATTTCACGGGAAAATCCTTAAAAGGTGATTCCCAACTTAGACCCCTAGATGTTTTATTCATTTATGATCTCACCAAGGGTCATCCACTCTGTATGCTAGGTCGCGTTGTTGTAGCTACTTTGTTTCCTTGCTTTGAGATACCTTCACGCTGTTATACGCTCGATTTTTTCAGGTGATAGACCGCCTTTAGACCCAGTATAGAGCCTTGAATCTGCTTCTAATAGGCGGATCGCGCTCAGTAGCGTGTTAGCGGTAAAGCATGGTCAGTGCTTCAACAGTTAAGCGTTGCGGTTTGATAGCGTGCGGATGAACAATCCTTTCACTATTGTAGGTTTAGAGCGGTCGTGAAGAAAACGGCTATGCTCAATGTTTAAACTAGGATATTAACAACTATGTTTGCACAATTTCGCGTTCGTTATCCCACAGGTAGTTTGATTTCTGAATTATTAACGATTTATAACGGCAAATTCGTCGTTCGCGCCTTAGTTCAAATTGATGGAGTCACTAAAGCTACTGGAATGGCGGTTGCTGACACAATTGAATTAGCGGAAGACCAAGCTAGAATTCGAGCGCTGGAACTGATTGGCATTCATTTATCTTGGGGACAGACGGAAACGATCGATCGCTCAATTTCTCCTGAATATTCTAAGCCTTCTGTCTTTGCT from Phormidium ambiguum IAM M-71 encodes:
- a CDS encoding ribonuclease R family protein produces the protein MEFSIATLLSNFPDEKLVAAKVLEKKLGCTDEPSLRKLQIVLDALEKVGVLVKERGKYRRVFEPGIVEAKLRCSSKGFCFAIQNVEGAADIYVRESHLSTAWNGDRVLVKITKEGNRRRSPEGEVKLILERANPSVLARVKQSMDSTGKVIYKAVPLDDRLLFELDLVPNGENLNEAIDHLVHAEIVRYPLASYPPMGRVAQILGSDAEAAADIDIVCCKHDLPRKFSPNVLSSLEKFSSKISKTELKNRLDLRHLITLTVTPVAGAYIDAKTLLVEQAFTLEKIEGDLWRIGIHITDIAHHVPIDSPVDREAQRRGRSTHLGDTILPMLPEPLLAHCSLLPGQNHLAVSVLLSLSNDGEVVEFEIQKSVIQVDFQLTESQAQAILLRHHTNLDLTEENLEELSPVFATLDQLFVLSQTIRENRLERGSFELNLPLVESQFSDEGIADSAIALPNHPAQSMVRELMILVNQIVGSHLVALGVPSIYRIQAAPDPDDAVELHKLASNLEIDLQLENEDAVTPFDFQKYIEDFSQSRAEKVLNSLLQSTLRPSVYSTNSGSHFSLALSGGYTHFVSPARRYVDLTVQRILMLVFEEGRDRRSTRVKEKVNLHHSSCHGEINWNVLPPNVQEELEERLTALIVPLNEREKEVQEAETDLAGLKKAELMKERTGEIFQGVITGVQSYGFFVEMEVAVANGTPFYPEGLVHVSSLKDDWYEYRSRQEALVGRKNRKQYRLGDRVEVQVKSVDYYRQQIDLVTVGSEIAIDDDERDDYPFPNFDDE